The following proteins come from a genomic window of Geomonas sp. RF6:
- the selB gene encoding selenocysteine-specific translation elongation factor, with protein MKHLILGTAGHIDHGKTSLVKALTGIDTDRLKEEKARGITIELGFAHLDLPGGIRFGIVDVPGHERFVRTMVAGVGGMDLVMLVIAADEGVMPQTREHLEICQLLGVQRGLVVLTKKDMVEPEWLELVVEQVREYLEGSFLDGAPIVPVSSRNGEGIDLLKEELARVAKEVQPKKEDAPFRLPVDRAFTVTGFGTVVTGTLLSGGIAVGDEVEILPRGISCRVRGIEAHGAKADRGSAGERLAVNLHGVEYGEVSRGDVVVPKGRYSATSRVDVRLDYLPSAPRELKHRSTLRLHSATYEVEATVILFDRASLQPGETSYAQLRLAHPVLLLPGDPFVLRSYSPQATLGGGTVLDPAPPGRRRRSEEALQLLASVEEGGDPDRIRLLTESARLSGISLDEMLNRSGISGKRIEAALGSLLSNGSVLQVVKEPRVFLARTAFDELKQKLALELEEYLSENPLQEGIGKEELKSRLPKRSDSRFFGPLLAALEKEGRALSDRDVVRIPGRKAGAPVDKAALQASLEESLTKGWLEPPTLKELMEAGNSGEKEVLDYLNHLCREGRVVKVKADVFYAAPALAEIREKLTTYLKEKAEITPQEFRDLTGLSRKFMIPLLEYFDKERLTIRLGDRRVLRKG; from the coding sequence ATGAAACACCTGATACTCGGTACCGCCGGGCATATCGATCACGGTAAGACCTCGCTGGTGAAGGCGCTCACCGGCATCGACACGGACCGGCTCAAGGAAGAGAAGGCGCGCGGCATCACCATCGAGCTCGGCTTCGCCCATCTTGACCTTCCTGGCGGCATCCGCTTCGGCATTGTCGACGTTCCAGGCCACGAGCGCTTCGTGCGCACCATGGTGGCGGGGGTCGGCGGGATGGACCTCGTCATGCTGGTCATCGCCGCCGATGAGGGGGTCATGCCGCAGACGCGCGAGCACCTGGAGATCTGCCAGCTTCTCGGGGTGCAGCGCGGACTGGTGGTCCTCACCAAGAAGGACATGGTGGAACCGGAGTGGCTCGAGCTGGTGGTGGAGCAGGTGCGCGAATACCTAGAAGGAAGCTTCCTCGACGGCGCCCCCATCGTGCCGGTTTCCTCCCGCAATGGTGAAGGGATCGACCTGCTCAAGGAGGAGCTCGCCCGGGTTGCAAAAGAGGTGCAGCCGAAGAAAGAGGACGCTCCCTTCCGGCTCCCGGTCGATCGCGCCTTCACGGTGACCGGTTTCGGCACCGTCGTTACCGGCACCCTCCTCTCCGGCGGCATCGCGGTCGGGGACGAAGTGGAGATCCTCCCCCGCGGCATTAGTTGCCGGGTGCGCGGGATAGAGGCGCACGGCGCGAAGGCGGACCGGGGGAGCGCCGGCGAGAGGCTTGCGGTGAACCTGCATGGCGTGGAGTACGGCGAGGTATCGAGGGGGGACGTCGTGGTGCCGAAAGGACGCTACAGCGCGACTTCCCGAGTGGACGTGCGCCTCGATTACCTCCCTTCTGCTCCGCGGGAACTGAAGCATCGCTCGACGTTGCGGCTTCATTCCGCCACCTATGAGGTCGAGGCGACGGTGATCCTATTCGACCGCGCATCGTTGCAGCCGGGGGAGACGAGCTATGCCCAGCTGCGTCTCGCCCATCCGGTCCTCCTCCTTCCTGGCGATCCGTTCGTGCTGCGCAGCTACTCCCCGCAGGCCACCCTTGGCGGCGGTACCGTCCTCGACCCCGCTCCCCCCGGGAGGAGAAGGCGGTCGGAGGAAGCTCTCCAGCTCCTCGCTTCGGTGGAAGAAGGGGGCGATCCGGACAGGATACGGCTCCTCACAGAGTCGGCGCGTCTTTCCGGGATTTCCCTCGACGAGATGTTGAACCGCAGCGGTATTTCGGGAAAGAGAATAGAAGCCGCGCTCGGGTCGCTCCTGTCGAACGGATCGGTGCTCCAGGTCGTGAAGGAACCTCGCGTCTTCCTCGCCCGCACCGCATTTGACGAGCTGAAGCAAAAGCTGGCGCTGGAGCTCGAGGAGTATCTGTCGGAAAATCCGCTGCAGGAAGGTATCGGGAAGGAAGAGCTGAAATCGCGCCTGCCGAAACGTAGCGATTCACGATTCTTCGGGCCGCTCCTGGCAGCTCTTGAAAAGGAGGGGCGCGCCCTCTCCGATCGCGATGTCGTGAGGATTCCGGGGCGAAAGGCAGGGGCACCGGTCGACAAGGCCGCCCTGCAGGCGAGTCTGGAAGAGTCGCTGACAAAGGGTTGGCTCGAGCCCCCTACCCTGAAGGAGCTCATGGAGGCAGGCAACAGCGGGGAGAAGGAGGTGCTGGATTATCTGAACCACCTGTGCCGCGAGGGGCGTGTGGTCAAGGTAAAGGCGGACGTATTCTACGCTGCGCCGGCGCTTGCCGAGATCCGGGAGAAGCTGACGACATATCTAAAAGAAAAGGCTGAGATAACGCCGCAGGAGTTTCGGGATCTCACCGGGCTGTCCAGAAAGTTTATGATCCCGCTGCTGGAGTACTTCGACAAGGAGCGCCTGACGATCCGGCTGGGAGACAGGCGCGTGCTGCGCAAAGGATAG
- a CDS encoding ABC transporter ATP-binding protein — protein sequence MHFGGLYEDEIVGKVYDRRLMKRFVRYVRPYARLMLAAFFMLPIMAASKLAQPYILKLAIDNHIVTGRLEGLPELAAGYLGVILADSLFTFGEVYILQYVGQKVMYDLRVELFTHLQHLPARFFDRTPVGNLVSRLTSDVEVLGEMFAAGVVTVLGDLMVLAGIVGVMLWMNVRLSLVTFTVLPFLIWVAFAFRKWMRAAFRQVRSRLGNLSSFLAESLGGMAVVQLFNKEKAEAQEFTRLNSEYMDANIPVITWDAALFAVVETLSSIAVALIIWYGGGEIVRGTLTFGALVAFIQYIERFFAPIRDLSAKYSVMQGAMAALERIFALLDREESPPPQPANPVQPQAPLKHISFSDVWFAYNDEQYVLKGFSLEVGRGEKVALVGETGGGKTTVTRLLSRLYEVNRGAITIDGVDVRQMELTALRSRIGVVLQDPYLFTGTIAYNISLGDPDALARVEQAAAIVGADRFIKQLPHGFDEEVRERGVNFSAGERQLISFARAVAFDPEILVLDEATASVDSSSERLIQHGLEGLMAGRTTLVVAHRLSTIRDANRIVVIHRGEKAEEGNHAELMAQKGLYYRLYQLQFKQ from the coding sequence ATGCATTTTGGCGGGCTATACGAAGACGAAATAGTCGGGAAGGTCTACGACCGCAGGCTCATGAAGCGCTTTGTGCGCTACGTGCGTCCGTATGCCCGGCTCATGCTCGCCGCCTTTTTCATGCTCCCCATCATGGCGGCAAGCAAGCTGGCGCAGCCATACATCCTGAAGCTTGCCATCGACAACCACATCGTCACCGGCCGCCTCGAGGGGCTGCCGGAGCTCGCTGCGGGATACCTGGGGGTCATCCTCGCCGACTCCCTTTTCACCTTCGGGGAAGTGTACATCCTCCAGTATGTCGGCCAGAAGGTGATGTACGACCTGAGGGTGGAGCTCTTCACCCACCTGCAGCACCTCCCGGCCCGCTTCTTCGACCGCACCCCGGTGGGAAACCTGGTCTCCCGCCTCACCAGCGACGTCGAGGTCCTCGGTGAGATGTTCGCCGCCGGCGTTGTCACGGTGCTCGGGGACCTCATGGTGCTCGCCGGCATCGTCGGCGTCATGCTCTGGATGAACGTGCGGCTCTCGCTCGTCACCTTCACGGTTCTCCCCTTTCTGATCTGGGTCGCCTTCGCCTTCCGCAAATGGATGCGCGCCGCGTTCCGCCAGGTCCGATCCCGCCTCGGCAACCTCAGCTCTTTTCTCGCCGAGAGTCTCGGGGGGATGGCGGTCGTGCAACTCTTCAACAAAGAGAAGGCGGAAGCGCAGGAATTCACCCGGCTCAACTCGGAATACATGGACGCCAACATCCCGGTCATCACCTGGGACGCCGCCCTCTTTGCCGTAGTGGAAACTCTCTCCTCCATCGCCGTCGCACTCATCATCTGGTACGGGGGGGGCGAGATCGTCAGGGGAACCCTGACTTTCGGCGCGCTAGTCGCGTTCATCCAGTACATCGAGAGATTCTTCGCCCCCATCAGGGACCTCTCGGCGAAGTACTCCGTCATGCAGGGGGCGATGGCCGCGCTGGAGCGGATCTTCGCGCTCCTCGACCGCGAGGAGAGCCCGCCGCCGCAGCCCGCAAACCCGGTCCAGCCGCAGGCGCCACTCAAGCACATCTCCTTCAGCGACGTGTGGTTTGCCTACAACGACGAGCAGTACGTCCTGAAAGGTTTCTCTCTGGAAGTGGGGCGCGGTGAAAAGGTCGCTCTCGTCGGCGAGACCGGCGGTGGGAAGACGACGGTGACGCGGCTTCTCTCCCGCCTCTACGAGGTGAATCGCGGCGCCATCACCATCGACGGAGTCGATGTCCGGCAGATGGAGCTCACTGCGCTGCGCAGCCGCATCGGCGTCGTACTTCAGGATCCATATCTCTTTACCGGGACCATCGCCTATAATATCTCGCTCGGCGATCCCGACGCCCTTGCCCGGGTAGAGCAGGCCGCGGCCATCGTCGGCGCAGATAGGTTCATCAAGCAGCTTCCGCACGGCTTCGATGAAGAGGTGCGCGAAAGGGGTGTGAACTTTTCGGCCGGGGAGCGGCAGCTTATTTCATTTGCTCGTGCCGTGGCCTTCGATCCGGAGATACTGGTGCTCGACGAGGCTACCGCCAGCGTGGACAGCTCGAGCGAGCGGCTGATCCAGCATGGGCTGGAAGGGCTGATGGCGGGGCGCACCACCCTCGTCGTGGCCCATCGCCTCTCCACCATCCGCGATGCCAACCGCATAGTGGTCATTCATCGCGGCGAGAAGGCGGAAGAAGGGAACCACGCAGAGCTGATGGCCCAAAAGGGGCTGTATTACCGGCTGTACCAGCTGCAGTTCAAGCAGTAG
- a CDS encoding DUF2721 domain-containing protein — translation MEIDLTTPALLFPAITLLLLAFTSRFLAIASLIRSLHERYQRNPDETIVAQIGNLRHRLMLIRNMQLCGASSVLLCVLCMFVLFAGNLWLGKLIFTVCLILMMIALGLSVREIQISVNALNLQLQDLEVKKGTRE, via the coding sequence ATGGAAATAGACCTGACGACACCGGCGCTCCTTTTTCCGGCCATCACCCTGCTGCTTCTTGCCTTCACGAGCCGGTTTCTGGCCATAGCTTCACTCATCAGGAGCCTGCACGAGCGCTACCAGCGCAATCCTGACGAGACGATCGTGGCGCAGATAGGAAACCTGCGACACCGACTTATGCTGATCCGCAACATGCAGCTTTGCGGCGCGTCGAGCGTCCTTTTATGCGTTCTGTGCATGTTCGTCCTCTTCGCCGGGAACCTGTGGCTCGGCAAGCTGATCTTCACGGTCTGCCTCATACTCATGATGATCGCGCTGGGCCTGTCCGTCCGGGAGATCCAGATTTCCGTCAATGCCCTCAACCTGCAGTTGCAGGACCTCGAGGTGAAAAAGGGAACCCGCGAATAG
- a CDS encoding protease inhibitor I42 family protein — protein sequence MNSLAMRLLHFCAFALTILPCKGNAALLTEDTTGSSTTMAVGGCIQIALRGNATTGFAWELAPGAEDILALEGEPEFTADSSGIGAGGVFTFTFRAVAPGEATLTLVYRRPWEKEMAPLKNYQLKVSVTPK from the coding sequence ATGAACAGCCTGGCAATGCGATTGCTGCACTTTTGCGCCTTTGCTCTTACCATTTTGCCGTGCAAGGGAAATGCGGCGCTCCTGACGGAAGACACTACAGGGTCGAGCACCACAATGGCGGTGGGCGGGTGCATCCAGATTGCCCTGCGAGGCAATGCCACAACCGGCTTCGCCTGGGAGCTCGCACCCGGCGCGGAAGATATTCTGGCACTGGAGGGGGAGCCGGAATTCACCGCTGACAGCAGCGGCATCGGGGCGGGTGGAGTATTTACCTTTACCTTTCGGGCCGTGGCCCCCGGAGAGGCGACACTGACGCTGGTGTACCGGCGCCCCTGGGAAAAAGAGATGGCTCCGCTGAAGAACTATCAGCTGAAGGTCTCGGTGACGCCGAAATAG
- a CDS encoding tryptophanase produces MKLRANLDAIRFRGGDGDLSAERKLELLSARIAGCKSPLRAGESLLELEETVALRCGTATDKVLARLPVHPVEPYRIKSIEMRGGGCPSYETRQEAIEEAGYNTFLLKEDRQTVIYIDLLTDSGTSAMSDMQWCAMLRGNEDYAGSRSYYPLERAIQEVYGWREVIPTHQGRGAEHILSTIYIKPLLERYGGDPIYVPKNMYFTTTKVHILRAGGTFRDVIIDEAHDATLWHPFKGNVDLAKVQSLIDDCISRWGETEGPRHIAYLHLEACANMAGGQPFSMANLKALRELTSRYGIPLLLDATRLMENAHFIKMREEGYGDRTIAEIVREVGSLTDGCTMSSKKDHLVNIGGFLALNDKEKGAKAREMLLDFEGFPTYGGMAGYSMEALTEGIRESVDDNWIAYRIGQTHYLGALLQEAGVPIVLPVGGHAVFLDARKFLPHLPQEQFPAQALASAIYLHSGVRSMERGIVSAGRNKETTQHNLCELELVRLTIPRRVYTQSHMDYAAEKIIELYAMRDRISGLEIAYEPPAGSLRFFLMRFSPLGGELIR; encoded by the coding sequence ATGAAGCTCCGCGCAAATCTTGATGCCATCAGATTCAGGGGAGGGGACGGAGATCTTTCCGCCGAAAGGAAACTCGAACTGCTGTCTGCCCGCATCGCAGGGTGCAAGAGCCCCCTTCGTGCAGGGGAGTCTCTGCTGGAACTGGAAGAAACAGTGGCGCTTCGTTGTGGCACGGCGACGGATAAGGTATTGGCCCGGCTCCCGGTACACCCGGTGGAGCCGTATCGCATCAAAAGTATCGAGATGCGCGGGGGGGGGTGCCCGTCATACGAGACGCGGCAAGAGGCGATAGAGGAGGCCGGGTACAACACGTTCTTGCTGAAGGAGGACCGGCAGACGGTCATCTACATCGATCTTCTCACCGACAGCGGCACCTCCGCCATGAGCGACATGCAGTGGTGCGCCATGCTGCGAGGCAATGAAGACTATGCCGGGTCGCGCAGCTACTATCCGCTGGAGAGGGCGATACAGGAGGTGTACGGCTGGCGCGAAGTCATTCCCACCCACCAGGGGCGGGGCGCGGAGCACATCCTCTCCACCATCTACATAAAGCCGCTCCTGGAGCGTTACGGCGGCGATCCGATCTATGTGCCCAAGAACATGTATTTCACCACCACGAAGGTCCATATCCTGCGGGCGGGGGGGACCTTTCGGGACGTGATCATCGACGAGGCGCACGACGCGACGCTCTGGCACCCCTTCAAGGGAAATGTGGACCTCGCGAAGGTGCAAAGCCTTATCGACGACTGCATCTCGCGCTGGGGGGAGACAGAGGGCCCGCGGCACATAGCGTACCTGCACCTTGAGGCGTGCGCCAATATGGCGGGGGGGCAGCCATTCTCCATGGCGAACCTGAAGGCGCTGCGGGAGTTGACCTCCAGGTACGGCATCCCTCTGCTCCTCGATGCCACCCGCCTCATGGAGAACGCGCACTTCATCAAGATGCGGGAGGAAGGGTACGGCGACCGCACCATAGCCGAGATCGTGCGGGAGGTGGGAAGCCTTACGGACGGCTGCACCATGAGCTCAAAGAAGGATCATCTGGTTAACATAGGGGGGTTCCTGGCGCTCAACGACAAGGAAAAGGGGGCGAAGGCGAGGGAGATGCTGCTCGATTTCGAGGGGTTCCCGACCTACGGCGGGATGGCCGGGTACAGCATGGAGGCGCTCACCGAGGGGATCCGTGAGTCGGTCGACGACAACTGGATCGCCTACCGCATCGGACAGACCCACTACCTCGGTGCGCTCCTGCAGGAGGCGGGGGTGCCGATAGTCCTGCCGGTCGGCGGACACGCGGTATTCCTCGACGCACGAAAGTTCCTGCCCCATCTCCCCCAGGAGCAGTTCCCGGCCCAGGCGCTGGCGAGCGCCATCTATCTCCACAGCGGAGTGAGGAGCATGGAGCGGGGCATCGTCTCCGCGGGACGAAACAAGGAGACGACGCAGCACAACCTCTGCGAACTGGAGCTGGTGCGCCTCACCATCCCGCGCCGGGTTTACACCCAATCGCACATGGACTACGCGGCCGAGAAGATCATCGAACTCTACGCTATGCGGGACAGGATCAGCGGGCTGGAAATCGCGTACGAGCCCCCGGCCGGATCGCTGCGCTTTTTCCTGATGAGGTTTTCGCCGCTCGGCGGAGAGCTCATAAGGTAG
- a CDS encoding alpha/beta hydrolase, which translates to MLKIILLTVLFSATVFLFWPGRVSNLFYYPDNVSYGTPANYGLRFHEVAFRSHDGTELSGWFVPALGKAHGTVVHFHGNAQNMGSHFAFVAWLPAQGFNVFTFDYRGYGYSAGAPDREGVYQDSVAALSYISTRKDIDPSRLLVLGQSLGGSNAIAALGANGFRGVRAVAIESAFSSYRSIVREKIGEIPVLALLKWPLSYLLLGDRYSAEQVVDRISPVPLLLIYGTNDPVVSLNQGKRLLERAKEPKEFWTVTENGHLETFIREDWPYRKRLVQFFLKSLSEIPSATGSK; encoded by the coding sequence ATGCTCAAGATCATTCTTCTCACCGTTCTCTTTTCCGCCACAGTCTTTCTCTTCTGGCCCGGCCGGGTCTCAAACCTTTTCTACTACCCCGACAACGTCTCCTACGGCACACCCGCAAATTACGGGCTTCGTTTCCACGAGGTAGCTTTCAGAAGTCATGACGGTACCGAGCTCTCCGGCTGGTTCGTCCCGGCACTCGGAAAAGCCCACGGCACCGTCGTCCACTTTCACGGCAACGCCCAAAACATGGGCTCCCACTTCGCGTTCGTCGCCTGGCTCCCCGCGCAGGGCTTCAATGTTTTCACCTTCGACTACCGCGGCTACGGATATTCCGCAGGGGCGCCGGATCGCGAAGGGGTCTACCAGGACAGCGTCGCCGCCCTCTCCTACATCTCCACACGAAAGGACATAGACCCCTCCCGGCTCCTCGTCCTCGGGCAGAGCCTGGGAGGTTCAAACGCCATCGCCGCTCTCGGGGCGAACGGTTTCAGAGGGGTCCGCGCCGTCGCCATAGAATCGGCATTCTCGTCCTATCGCAGCATCGTCAGAGAGAAAATCGGTGAGATCCCCGTCCTCGCTCTTCTCAAGTGGCCCCTCTCCTATCTCCTCCTTGGCGACCGCTACAGCGCGGAGCAAGTAGTGGATCGGATCTCTCCCGTCCCGTTGCTCCTCATTTACGGGACGAACGATCCTGTTGTCTCTCTGAATCAGGGAAAGAGACTTTTGGAGAGAGCAAAAGAGCCGAAGGAATTTTGGACAGTGACAGAGAATGGGCATCTGGAGACCTTCATTCGCGAGGACTGGCCGTATAGAAAAAGACTGGTGCAGTTCTTTTTAAAATCGCTCTCTGAGATACCTTCCGCAACAGGCAGCAAATGA
- a CDS encoding ABC transporter ATP-binding protein, whose amino-acid sequence MRTCSGAYIGGAFLLVGTNLCGLAIPWLLKLAIENLQHPTPGSFSSAQFAAIIAGTAIVQGVVRVFSRTTMLNAGRRIEYLLREELYAKLLTLDRLYFSSWRTGDILSRLANDLTNVRMLVGFGILSLINTFVIYTCAIFLMTRISPFLTVCAIVPFPVMILLVKRISASMFRRSKRTQEALAQLTSRVEENVSAAAVVKAYCREEGEIASFSVVSQGYLEASLGIARLRGALLPIMASTGALGTLIVLFIGGTRVINGELTLGGFVAFNGYLAMLVWPTIVFGWILNLMQRGAASMVRLNEILDASSRINEPIDPVPMEKITGEIEFRALSFSYQEAAVLRGVSLKVPRGARLGIVGAVGSGKSSLVRLVPRLFPSPDGTLFLDGVDLNRIPLKTLRDAIGFVPQESFLFSRTIAENIGYGKPDATREEIERAARIAGLTPDLAKFPAGLDTMVGERGVALSGGQKQRVAIARAVIKDPAVLILDDPLSAVDADTEEEILRALGSYYQDRTVLIVSHRLSPLRDCDRIIVLHEGEIVEEGSHDELVALGGRYADIYREEQLKAEIEKL is encoded by the coding sequence ATGCGCACCTGCTCGGGGGCCTACATCGGCGGTGCCTTCCTCCTTGTCGGCACAAACCTTTGCGGTCTCGCCATACCGTGGCTTTTGAAGCTCGCCATCGAGAACCTCCAGCATCCCACGCCGGGATCATTTTCCTCCGCCCAGTTCGCAGCCATCATCGCAGGGACCGCCATCGTCCAGGGGGTCGTGCGCGTCTTTTCCCGCACCACCATGCTGAACGCGGGGCGGCGCATCGAGTACCTCCTGCGCGAGGAGCTCTACGCGAAGCTTCTCACCCTCGACCGTCTCTACTTTTCCAGCTGGCGCACCGGCGACATCCTCTCCAGGCTTGCAAACGACCTCACCAATGTCCGGATGCTCGTCGGCTTCGGCATCCTGAGCCTCATCAACACCTTCGTCATCTATACCTGCGCGATCTTCCTCATGACGCGCATCTCCCCCTTTCTGACCGTCTGCGCCATCGTCCCCTTCCCGGTCATGATCCTCCTCGTGAAGAGGATCAGCGCCTCCATGTTCCGCCGTTCGAAGAGAACACAGGAAGCGCTGGCGCAGCTTACCAGCAGGGTAGAGGAAAACGTTTCTGCCGCCGCCGTCGTGAAGGCGTATTGCCGGGAAGAAGGGGAGATCGCCTCCTTCAGCGTGGTATCGCAGGGGTACCTCGAGGCGAGCCTCGGCATCGCGCGCCTGCGCGGGGCGCTCCTCCCGATCATGGCCTCCACCGGCGCGCTCGGCACCCTTATCGTACTTTTCATCGGGGGGACCCGTGTCATCAACGGCGAGCTCACCCTCGGCGGCTTCGTCGCCTTCAACGGCTACCTGGCGATGCTGGTGTGGCCCACTATAGTATTTGGCTGGATCCTGAACCTCATGCAGCGCGGCGCGGCATCGATGGTGCGGCTCAACGAAATCCTCGATGCGTCTTCCCGCATCAACGAGCCGATTGACCCGGTCCCGATGGAGAAGATCACCGGAGAGATCGAGTTCAGGGCCCTCTCCTTTTCGTACCAGGAGGCAGCGGTCCTGCGCGGCGTGTCGCTGAAGGTCCCGCGAGGGGCGCGCCTCGGCATAGTCGGCGCAGTCGGCAGCGGCAAGTCCTCGCTGGTGCGCCTCGTCCCCCGGCTCTTTCCCTCACCGGACGGTACGCTCTTTCTCGACGGCGTCGACCTGAACCGAATCCCGCTGAAGACTCTGCGCGACGCCATCGGTTTCGTACCGCAGGAAAGCTTTCTCTTCTCCCGCACCATCGCCGAAAACATCGGCTATGGAAAGCCGGATGCCACGCGCGAGGAGATCGAGCGTGCGGCTCGCATCGCGGGGCTCACTCCCGACCTCGCCAAATTCCCGGCAGGTCTCGACACCATGGTGGGGGAGCGGGGAGTCGCGCTGTCCGGAGGGCAAAAACAGCGTGTGGCCATTGCCCGCGCGGTGATCAAGGATCCCGCGGTCCTGATACTGGACGATCCCCTCTCCGCGGTCGATGCCGACACCGAGGAAGAGATCCTGCGGGCGCTCGGGTCGTACTACCAGGACAGGACGGTGCTGATAGTGTCGCATCGCCTCTCCCCCCTGCGCGACTGCGACAGGATCATCGTGCTGCACGAAGGTGAGATTGTCGAAGAAGGGAGCCACGACGAGCTCGTGGCGCTCGGCGGGCGCTACGCCGACATCTACCGCGAGGAGCAGCTGAAAGCGGAAATAGAAAAGCTGTAG
- a CDS encoding DMT family transporter, producing the protein MPYLLLTLSALIWSGNFVLSRAVTAMIPPAALVFWRWVVALLVLAPVVLPRLQKQWPLVRDNIKLIAVCGLCSVTLFNFLVYTAVHSTTAINAALVNSAIPVFIIIFARAFYGQRISLRQYAGIALSLAGVATIILRGDLGKIATLTFNRGDLLVLLASVTWAFYSVTLRKYPQGLDQFVFLFAISLCGLLFLVPIYGAELCTGARMELSAATLLSIGYVGIFASVAAFGGWNYGLRKVGPHLGGQFVHLMPAFSTILAVLFLGEHLRPFHVVGIALIFAGIACATFRAKR; encoded by the coding sequence ATGCCTTACCTTCTCCTTACACTGAGCGCCCTCATCTGGTCCGGCAACTTTGTACTGAGTCGCGCTGTCACTGCGATGATACCTCCTGCCGCACTCGTCTTCTGGCGCTGGGTGGTGGCGCTGCTGGTCCTGGCGCCTGTTGTCCTGCCGCGGCTTCAGAAGCAGTGGCCGCTGGTGCGCGACAACATCAAACTGATCGCCGTCTGCGGGCTTTGCAGCGTCACCCTCTTCAACTTCCTCGTCTACACTGCGGTGCACTCCACTACCGCGATAAACGCGGCTCTGGTCAATTCTGCCATACCGGTCTTCATCATCATCTTTGCCCGCGCCTTCTACGGCCAGCGCATCTCTCTGAGGCAGTATGCGGGCATCGCCCTCTCCCTCGCCGGCGTCGCCACCATCATCCTGCGCGGGGACCTGGGGAAGATCGCCACCCTTACCTTCAACAGGGGCGACCTCCTTGTCCTTCTCGCCTCCGTGACCTGGGCCTTCTACTCGGTCACGCTGCGCAAGTACCCCCAGGGGCTCGACCAGTTCGTCTTTCTCTTCGCCATCTCCCTTTGCGGCCTCCTTTTCCTTGTCCCCATCTACGGCGCAGAGCTCTGCACAGGCGCGCGGATGGAGCTTTCGGCGGCGACTCTTCTCAGCATAGGGTACGTGGGGATTTTCGCTTCGGTGGCTGCCTTTGGAGGGTGGAACTACGGCTTGCGGAAGGTGGGTCCACACCTGGGAGGGCAGTTCGTGCATCTCATGCCCGCCTTCAGCACGATACTCGCCGTACTCTTTCTCGGAGAACACCTGCGCCCATTCCACGTCGTGGGGATAGCGCTGATCTTTGCCGGCATTGCCTGTGCCACATTCAGGGCAAAACGCTGA